The following are from one region of the Prionailurus bengalensis isolate Pbe53 chromosome A2, Fcat_Pben_1.1_paternal_pri, whole genome shotgun sequence genome:
- the LOC122487181 gene encoding C-C chemokine receptor type 5-like: MDYQATSPYYDIEYELSEPCQKTDVRQIAARLLPLLYSLVFLSGFVGNLLVVLILVNCKKLRGMTDVYLLNLAISDLLFLFTLPFWAHYAANGWVFGDAMCKAVTGLYHVGYFGGNFFIILLTVDRYLAIVHAVFALKARTVSFGAVTSAVTWAAAVVASLPGCIFSRSQKEGSRLTCSPHFPSNQYHFWKNFQTLKMTVLGLVLPLLVMIVCYSAILRTLFRCRNEKKKHRAVKLIFVIMIGYFLFWAPNNIVLLLSTFPESFGLNNCSSSNRLDQAMQVTETLGMTHCCINPIIYAFVGEKFRSYLLVFFQKHIARRFCKHCPVFQGKAPDRASSVYTRSTGEQEISVGL, translated from the coding sequence ATGGATTATCAAGCCACGAGCCCCTACTATGACATTGAATACGAGCTGTCGGAGCCCTGCCAGAAAACTGACGTGAGGCAAATCGCAGCCAGGCTCCTGCCTCTGCTCTACTCACTCGTGTTCCTTTCGGGCTTCGTGGGCAACCTGCTGGTCGTCCTCATCCTCGTCAACTGCAAAAAGCTGAGGGGCATGACTGACGTCTACCTGCTCAACCTGGCCATCTCCGACCTGCTCTTCCTCTTCACCCTCCCCTTCTGGGCCCACTATGCCGCCAACGGGTGGGTCTTCGGGGATGCGATGTGTAAGGCGGTCACCGGGCTCTATCACGTCGGGTACTTTGGCGGAAACTTCTTCATCATCCTCCTGACCGTCGATAGGTACCTGGCTATCGTCCACGCTGTGTTCGCTTTAAAGGCCAGGACGGTCAGCTTTGGGGCGGTGACAAGCGCGGTCACCTGGGCGGCGGCCGTGGTCGCCTCTCTGCCGGGGTGTATCTTCAGCAGATCCCAGAAAGAAGGTTCTCGTTTAACGTGCAGCCCTCATTTTCCATCCAATCAGTATCATTTCTGGAAGAACTTCCAGACACTGAAGATGACCGTCTTGGGCCTGGTCCTGCCCCTGCTCGTCATGATCGTCTGCTACTCGGCCATCCTCAGGACCCTGTTCCGGTGTCGGAACGAGAAGAAGAAGCACAGGGCCGTGAAGCTCATCTTCGTGATCATGATCGGTTACTTTCTCTTCTGGGCCCCCAACAACATCGTCCTCCTGCTGAGCACCTTCCCGGAGTCCTTTGGCCTCAATAACTGCAGTAGCTCCAACAGACTGGACCAAGCCATGCAGGTGACGGAGACCCTGGGCATGACGCACTGTTGCATCAACCCCATCATCTACGCCTTCGTCGGGGAGAAGTTCAGAAGCTACCTCTTGGTGTTCTTCCAAAAGCACATCGCCAGGCGCTTCTGCAAACATTGTCCTGTCTTCCAGGGAAAGGCCCCCGACAGAGCGAGCTCGGTTTACACCCGATCCACCGGAGAGCAGGAAATCTCTGTCGGCTTGTGA